A stretch of the Planktothricoides raciborskii GIHE-MW2 genome encodes the following:
- the nrdR gene encoding transcriptional regulator NrdR: MRCPFCQHTDSRVLESRAAESCQSIRRRRECLECKRRFTTYERIEFVPVTVIKRNGYRESFDRSKLLRGIVRACEKTGVGAAKIEALVDDIEAQLQQAVMREVSSSEIGEIVLAQLAQLNEVAYVRFASVYRKFQGIRDFIETLNHLQRQQDSSETLTQPPQTNSDVLDALDVLPCEDDLTLNSR, encoded by the coding sequence ATGCGCTGTCCATTTTGTCAACATACAGACAGTCGGGTTCTAGAATCACGAGCCGCAGAATCTTGTCAAAGTATCCGCCGACGGCGAGAATGTCTAGAGTGCAAACGTCGTTTTACCACTTATGAAAGAATTGAATTTGTACCCGTGACAGTGATCAAAAGAAATGGCTATCGGGAGTCTTTCGATCGCTCTAAGTTATTACGGGGTATTGTTCGGGCTTGCGAAAAAACTGGTGTCGGTGCGGCCAAGATTGAAGCTCTCGTCGATGATATTGAAGCACAACTTCAACAAGCGGTGATGAGAGAAGTCAGTAGCAGTGAAATTGGTGAGATCGTTCTGGCTCAATTAGCACAACTCAATGAGGTCGCTTATGTCCGATTTGCCTCAGTTTATAGAAAATTTCAAGGTATTCGGGATTTTATCGAGACCTTAAATCATCTCCAGAGGCAGCAAGATAGCTCTGAGACACTGACTCAACCCCCACAGACAAATTCAGATGTCCTAGATGCCCTAGATGTCCTGCCTTGTGAGGACGATCTGACCCTCAATTCCCGATAA
- a CDS encoding photosystem II reaction center protein T has product MQSVAYILMLTLALGVLFFAIAFREPPRIEK; this is encoded by the coding sequence ATGCAAAGCGTCGCTTACATCTTAATGCTGACTTTGGCTCTGGGAGTTCTGTTTTTTGCGATCGCCTTTCGTGAGCCTCCAAGAATCGAAAAGTAG
- a CDS encoding 30S ribosomal protein S1 has protein sequence MVNQNTIARNIGFTHEDFAALLDKYDYHFSPGDTVAGTVFSLEPRGALIDIGAKTAAYIPIQEMSINRVDSPEEVLQSNETREFFILTDENEDGQLTLSIRRIEYMRAWERVRQLQAEDATVRSQVFATNRGGALVRIEGLRGFIPGSHISTRTPKEDLVGQELPLKFLEVDEDRNRLVLSHRRALVERKMNRLEVGEVVVGTVRGIKPYGAFIDIGGVSGLLHISEISHDHIDTPHSVFNVNDEVKVMIIDLDAERGRISLSTKQLEPEAGDMVKNRQLVYDKAEEMAAKFREQMMAAQQGQQPEASQPSAASSVTVAPEAISVPDAVETAETTAIEEFPSAEE, from the coding sequence ATGGTCAATCAGAATACAATTGCCAGAAATATTGGCTTTACTCACGAAGATTTTGCGGCTCTGCTGGATAAGTATGACTATCACTTTAGCCCTGGCGATACAGTGGCCGGTACAGTGTTTAGTCTGGAGCCGAGGGGCGCTCTGATTGACATCGGTGCTAAAACTGCTGCTTATATTCCGATTCAAGAGATGTCAATCAATCGGGTTGACTCTCCCGAAGAAGTTTTGCAGTCTAATGAAACTCGTGAATTTTTTATTCTCACCGATGAAAACGAAGATGGCCAGTTAACCCTGAGCATCCGACGCATTGAATATATGCGGGCTTGGGAGCGGGTGCGGCAACTCCAAGCAGAAGATGCTACGGTGCGATCGCAAGTTTTTGCCACAAATCGAGGTGGGGCGCTGGTTCGCATTGAAGGCTTGCGGGGCTTTATTCCCGGTTCCCACATTAGTACCCGGACTCCCAAAGAAGACCTGGTAGGACAAGAATTGCCCTTGAAATTCTTAGAAGTGGATGAAGACCGCAATCGTCTGGTTCTCAGCCACAGACGGGCATTGGTTGAGCGCAAGATGAACCGCTTAGAAGTCGGGGAAGTCGTGGTGGGCACCGTTCGAGGCATCAAGCCTTATGGTGCGTTCATTGATATCGGTGGTGTCAGCGGTCTGCTCCACATTTCAGAAATTTCCCACGACCATATTGATACTCCCCATAGTGTGTTCAATGTCAATGATGAAGTCAAGGTGATGATCATTGATCTAGATGCCGAACGGGGTCGGATTTCTCTGTCAACCAAGCAACTGGAACCGGAAGCCGGTGATATGGTGAAAAACCGTCAGCTTGTTTATGACAAGGCCGAAGAAATGGCGGCTAAGTTCCGCGAACAAATGATGGCGGCTCAACAAGGTCAACAGCCAGAGGCATCACAGCCCAGTGCGGCTTCATCAGTGACGGTAGCTCCTGAAGCGATTTCTGTCCCTGATGCGGTGGAAACTGCCGAAACTACAGCGATCGAGGAATTTCCCTCCGCCGAAGAGTAG